A window from Zingiber officinale cultivar Zhangliang chromosome 7A, Zo_v1.1, whole genome shotgun sequence encodes these proteins:
- the LOC122001132 gene encoding transcription initiation factor TFIID subunit 14b-like, protein MMESRGAQQVDETKKLKDVEISFPVVYGTMAFWLGKKASEYNSHKWTVYVRSATNEDLSVIIKRAVFQLHPSFNNPTRVVDSPPFELSESGWGEFEIAIKLFFHSDVCDKQLELYHQLKLFPEEESGPQSTKKPVVAESYDEIVFYEPTKSFFARVQNHPAAIVPRLPSGLNLPSPAPITHVKKRGDTKDHALSQWFMNFSEADELLKLAAARQQVQAHIAKLRRQLSMIDGMPPQSKATSGQ, encoded by the exons ATGATGGAATCTCGTGGTGCACAACAAGTGGACGAG ACCAAAAAACTCAAAGATGTTGAAATTAGCTTTCCAGTTGTTTATGGAACAATGGCATTTTGGCTCGGTAAAAAGGCAAGCGA GTACAATTCACACAAATGGACTGTCTATGTCCGAAGCGCTACAAATGAGGATCTGAGTGTAATAATAAAGCGTGCTGTCTTTCAATTGCACCCTAGTTTCAACAACCCGACACGGGTTGTAGATTCACCACCTTTTGAACTTTCTGAATCTGGATGGGGTGAATTTGAAATAGCAATTAAACTCTTTTTCCACAGTGATGTATGTGACAAACAACTTGAACT ATACCATCAGCTAAAATTGTTTCCTGAGGAGGAAAGTGGGCCCCAATCTACTAAAAAACCTGttgttgcagaatcatatgatGAAATAGTTTTTTATGAGCCTACAAAATCTTTTTTTGCCCGGGTCCAAAATCATCCGGCTGCAATTGTTCCAAGGCTACCTTCTGGCTTGAATTTGCCAAGTCCTG CTCCTATTACTCATGTAAAGAAAAGAGGTGACACCAAGGATCATGCACTCAGTCAATGGTTTATGAACTTTTCAGAAGCAGATGAACTGTTAAAACTTGCAGCTGCTCGACAACAG GTGCAGGCGCATATAGCAAAGCTTAGGAGGCAATTGAGCATGATCGATGGTATGCCTCCACAATCAAAAGCCACCTCTGGACAATAA